Part of the Leclercia sp. AS011 genome is shown below.
ACCCCTATGGCGAAATCAACTTCACCGACCAAACCTTCACGCCACTCAAAGCCTGGGCGGACGAGATGGGCTGTGGCGATAACGTCATTTACACCTCCACGTTTTCAAAAATCCTCGCGCCGGGCGCCAGGGTTGGCTGGTTAGTGCTGCCGGACTGGATTAAGCGCCAGGTGGTGATCCTCAAACAGGCGACCGACCTGCACACCAGCTCGTTATCCCAGTCGCTGACGTATCACTACCTGGAGAGTGGCCGCCTGGCCGGGCAGATCGACCTGATCCGCGAAGCCTATAAACACAAATGCCAGATTCTGTGCCAGCACGTGGAAAGCGAACTGAGCGATCATCTGACCTTCCACAAGCCGATGGGCGGCATGTTCCTGTGGGCCAGATTCAAATACGAGATGAACACGACAGAGTGGCTGAAAAAGACGCTGAACAACGGCGTGGTCTATGTGCCTGGGGAGTTCTTCTACTGCAACGCGCCGGATCATGCCACGCTGCGCATGTCCTACGTCAGCGTCACGGACGAGAATCTGAAAGAGGCGGTGGCGCGGTTAAAAGCCTCGCTGTAAGTTCCTGATGCGGGTGGCACAAGCCACCCGTTTTTACGTCAGCTGCGAATAAATTCCAGCAGATCCTTATTGATCGCATCGGCATGCGTGGTGTGCATCCCGTGAGGATACCCCGGATACACCTTCAGCGTGCTGTTGCTGAGAAGTTCATCCTGGAGCAGGCTGGCATTCTTGTAAGGCACAACCTGATCGTCATCACCCTGCAAAATCAGCACCGGAAGGGTGATCGCCTTCAGATCGGCGGTCTGGTCCGTTTCTGAAAACGCCTTAATGCCTTCATAGTGCGCCTTCGCGCTGCCAGTCATTCCCTGACGCCACCAGTTCTGGATCGTGCCCTGCGAGATTTCAGCCCCGTCACGGTTAAAGCCGTAGAACGGACCGCTCGCCACGTCGAGATAGAACTGCGCCCGGTTGGCGGCCAGCGCCTGACGGAATCCATCGAACACCTCAATCGGCGTGCCGCCCGGATTGTCCGGGGTTTTCACCATCAATGGCGGTACGGCGCTGATCAGAACAGCTTTCGCCACGCGGCCCTGCGGTTGTCCATATTTCGCCACGTATCGCGCCACCTGGCCGCCGCCGGTGGAGTGGCCGACGTGCACTACATTGTGCAGATCCAGATGTTCAACCACCGCGTCGACATCGGCGGCGTAGTGGTCCATATCATGCCCGTCGCTGACCTGATCGGAGCGGCCATGACCACGGCGATCCGAGGCGATGACCCGGAAGCCTTGCGCTAAAAAGAACAATAACTGGTTATCCCAGTCATCGGCGCTTAATGGCCAGCCGTGGTGGAAGAAGATAGGTTGTGCATCTTTGGGGCCCCAATCTTTATAGAAGATACTGACATTATCTTTTGTGGTGACAAATGACATGATAGACCTCTCGGGGAGTAAAAAAACCTGAGTGAATGATTAACCTGGTGAAGACGTACAGCCGCTAAGAAGTCTAGTTGAGATAGTTAACGGCTGCCTGCGTTTTGCGCAGCCGGCTCAGGCTAAACAGCACCGATGCGACAGAGGCGGCGACGGCGACCCACAGGGCAGCATGGATCGTCTGGCCGGTTGTCGTCGACATAACGGAAAGCAGGATCCCCACCACGGCGGCACCCAGGCATTGCCCAAACGTTCGCGCGACAGACAGGATCCCCGAGGCATAGCTGGCATTCTCGCGGGAGACATTCGCCAGCATCTCCCGGTTGTTGGGGCTCTGAAAACAGCCAAATCCGATACCGCACACCAGGCTACGCAGGCAGATATCCCACACGGCAGGCGCGGCGGGCAGCATCGCCAGCAGGACCAACCCGACGACAAAAATAGCCAGCCCAAGGGTGGAGATCAGCGGCGCAGAGATCGTATCGGCCCAGCGGCCCGCATGGGGCGCAATCAGCACAATGCCAATCGGCCAGGGAATAAACAGCAGCGCAGAGACGACAGGGCTGTAGCCATACACGCTCTGAAACAGAAAGGGCAGCGCGATAAAGGTGATGCCCTGGCTGATAAATGAGGCCAGCGAGGTTAAGGCTGCGAGCGTAAAACGCCCATTTTTGAAAATAACCGGAGGCAGCAAGGGGGCACGGGCGCGGCGGATATGCCAGATAAATAGCAGAGCGCTGAATATGGCGAGCAGCCCCCAGCAGACAGCCGCGAGGTTCGCGCTGTTCACCGCCATAATCATCGCCCCCAGCAGCATCGCCGATAGCACCGCCCCGCAGGTATCAAACGCCGCGTGACCCGAGGTTAACTTTCCGGGTAATGCCCTGGCGGCCAGCACCAGCGCCAGCGTTCCCGGAATAATGTTAATGGCAAACAGCCATTGCCAGCTGAGGGTGTCGAGGATAGTGCCACCGAGCACCGGGGCAATCGCCGTACTGGAGGCGATCAGCAGAGCATGCAGGCCCAGAACGCGGCCAAGCAGGCGTCCCGGAAAAACGGAGCGCAGGATCGCCGGGGCAATACTCAAGGTGGCCGCGCCGCCGATCCCCTGCACGATGCGCATTCCAATGAGAATATCCGGCGTTGTTGCCAGCGCACAGCCCAGCGATGTCAGGACAAATGTCGTCAGACCCGCCAGAAAAATGGGCCGCGTTCCATAGCGGGCCGCGAGGGAGGCGAAGATAAGCAACGTCATGGCCGCGGAGAGCAGATAACCGTTGGCGAACCAGACGGCGTGACTGGCAGGCACCTGCATCGCGTGCGCCATCGAGGGCAGAGCAATGTTGATCATGGTGCCATCGAAGACGCCCATGAGCGTGGTGATCATGACTGCGATCATAACCCGGGCGCGCTCCCGGCCTGGCAGCCCTTCGTCACCGGGTTGGTTTGAAAATAGCGTGTTCATCCTGACTCCTGAGGAGGGTGTTTTAATGACAAAACTATAATCGTGGGGTATAGAGTGCGGAAGATGCAGCGTTTACACTTAATCATTGCGTCGAACGCCTTATCTGAATTCACCCCGAGGTTTATGATGTCCGATCCTGATTTTAACTTGCTGGTCGCGCTCGACATCCTGCTGGCAGAGGCCAGCGTTGCAGGTGCCGCGCGACGCTTAAACCTCAGTACATCCGCCATGAGCCGTACCCTCAGCAGGCTACGGGAGGTGACGGGCGATCCGATCCTGGTGCGGGCAGGTCGCACCATGGTGCTGACCCCCTGGGCGGAAGCATCCCGGGACCGCGCCCGCAATGCGGTGCATGAGGCGAGGGCGGTGCTGCAACCCTCACTGGAGACGCTGAAGGTCGAAAATCTGGCGCGGCTTTTTACCATCAGAGCCAACGATGGATTTGTCGTCGCGTTTGGCCCGGCGCTGATCGCCGCCGTGGCGGAAGCGGCACCTGACGTGTGTATCCGCTTTGCACCGAAACCGGAAAAAACGTCGCGCTATCTGCGTGAGGGTCTGGTCGACCTGGAGATTGGCGTGCAGAGCAATATGGGCCCTGAAATTCGCCTGCAGCGGCTCTTTCAGGACAGGTTTGTCGGTGCGGTTCGCAAGACGCATCCCCTGGCGACGTTACCGCAGATCGGCGTAGAGGATTATACCGCCTGGGGCCATGTGGTCGCCGCGCCCGACGGATCCTTACACGGCTTTGTGGATGACGCGCTGGCAGAGTCGGGCATGAAACGTAAGGTGGCAAGCGTGGTGCCAGGCTTTCCGACGGCATTGTCCGTGGCGCTGGCGTCCGATCTTATTGCCATGGTGCCCGCGCTCTATTTGATCAATCAGCAGATGACGGAGCAACTGCATGTTTTTGAATTACCTTTTAAAACCCGGACCATCACGGTTTCGCAGATGTGGCATCCCAGAATGGAAAAGGATCCCGGCCATCGCTGGCTGAGAGAGAAGATTAAAGCGGTGTGTCAGACGGCGGGTGGGTGAAACTGCGCTCCGAATGGCAACCAGGCTATCCGGAGCGCTATCCTTTATACGTGCAGTTCTGCGACGACCTCGGCAACGCTTTTCACGCGGCGAATGCTGCCGATGCCTGTGCCGAGAGAGATATAGCCCTCGTCAGTATTGCCTTCAAGCATTCCCAGGCGCAGACCGCGTAATCCGCCCATCACCTTCGCCAGCTCTTCCTTACTGGTGCCCGCCTTATCCAGCGCAACCAGTTTATCGGCGAGCTTACCCGGCAACGAACGGTAGTAATCGGGAAGGGTGCGGAACAGGCGCATATCCAGCCCGTTCGCGGCGATAATTTTGTCTTTTACTGATTGCGGTACGCGGCTTTCAAGCGTGCTGATAAATACCGAGCCGGCAAACACACCCTGTGCGCCCAGGGCATGTGCGGCTCTGGCGGTTCGGTTGTCGGTTATCCCGCCCGCGGCCATAACCGGGACATTTTTCACCGCGTCGGCAATCAGCGGCACAATGGAGAAAGTGCCCAATGCGACGCCGGGCAAGGTGCCGCCTTCATCAAACCCCGTCGCCACAATGATATCGGCCCCGGCGGCTTCCGCGAGTCGGGTGTTTTCCGGAGAAGGGTTGATATCCCGGAAGATGATTTTGATCCCTGCGGTTTTCAGCTCATCAAACAGGGCAGGGATAATGGAACCTTCGCCGTAGCCAGTGTAGACCACTGCATGCACAGCCTCCTCTTTGATGACGTTGAGGATGGACGGTGTCCAGATGTCATTTTCTGCCGTCGGGATCAGATTGACGCCAAAAGGTTTCTCGGTGAGCATTTTGGTTTTGCGGATCTCTTCGCGCATTTTCTCGGCTGTCGCTTCCGGCGTTGAGACCGCCGTTTCGGCCGTTAATCCGGCATTGGGTCCGAGTACTCCCAGACCTCCGGCGTTACTTACCGCCGCCACCAGACGGGCATCGGTGAGCCATGACAGAGGCCCCTGAATGACATTTTTTTCGATACCCAGAATATGACTAACACTCTGATTTTGCATGAGACATTTCCTTTAACAAAGACGGTTCGTAGACCGGAATAGCCTGAGTCTACTCGCCGCTTTTGTTCTGAAAAATAGCGAATATCCTTCATCACTTTTACAAAATCAGTAACAATGGGCGTGTTATTCATTTCGGGATATAGGCGTGCTATGCAAATCAACGTGTACGAACTGATGCGGATCTTTATTGAGATCGTCGAGTCAGGCAGTTTTTCCCAGACGTCAGAAAACCTGCAAATTCACCGGCCCGCAGTGACCAGAGCGATCAAACAGCTGGAGCAGCACACGGGGGTGCGTTTGCTGCACCGTACAACCCGGCGAATCACCCTGACACCCGAAGGGGAAGAGTTTTACCGCAGCAGTAAGCCCTTGCTGGAACAAACCGATGCTTTATTAGGCTCTTTCGTCGCGGGCCGTTCATTATGCGGGCAGCTGCGTGTGGATATGCCCGTATCGATTGCCGCAATGCTGGTTGTACCCAGGTTGCCGGATTTCTATCGCCATTATCCCGGGATTGAAGTGGTGCTCAGCAGCTCCGATCGGCGTAAAGATATGCTGCGTGATGGCCTGGACTGCATCGTCCGTGTCGGTCCGCTGGAAGACGGTGACTATGTGGCTCGCTCGCTGGGTAAGATTAAACTGGTCACCTGCGCCAGCCCGGCATACCTTGCGGAGTATGGGGTGCCTGAAACGCTGGACGATCTGCAGCATCACCAGGGCGTGAACTGGTTTAACATTAACAGCCGACAAATTATGCCGTGGGTGTTTCAGTCGCCGTCTGGCATTGAGGAACTTAATCTGCCGGGCAAACTGGTACTGGATAATTCAGAAGTCTACATTGCGGCGGGTCTGGCCGGGCTGGGGTTATTGCAGGGCATGGATTTCTTTTTACGCCCGTACATCAATAACGGACGTCTGGTAGAAGTGTTGCCTGGTCATCCGGTTCCGGCGCGACAGTTGTCCGTGCTTTATCCACACCGGCATATTTCACCGAAAGTGCGGGTCTTTACGCAGTGGCTTGAGACGGTGTTGAAGGCGTATACCTAAAATTGGGGCAGGGTGGATGAATGAAAGTGATACTGGTGCGGCACGCGGAAACAGAGTGGAATGTGCGGGGAATTATTCAGGGGCACAGTGACAGCGCGTTAACCCGTCACGGATTGCATGAAACATCGGCCTTACTGGCCGCGCTTGCAGCAAGTGATTACCGGGTCGAAAGTGTTTACGCATCTCCGCTTGGCCGTGCATGGCAAATGGGCCAGAGCCTGGCTGAGGGCTTTCGCTGCCCATTGACGGCAGAACCCGCTCTTACAGAGCAAGCCTTTGGTCAGTTTGAAGGAGTGTCATCAGAGCTGCTCATCCAAAACTATCCAAACGATGCCCGTGCATTGTTCGAACTTGATGCAGCGTATTGCCCACCGGGTGGTGAATCTCTCGCGCAGGCTTCTCAGCGGGTGATGTATTTTTTACATCACCTGGAATCAACATCACATCATCAAACAATTTGTATTGTGACTCACGGGCATGTCAGTCAGGGCGTTCTGGCGATTCTTAAAGACGGGACTATCGATAATTTCCCACGATATGCACAACCCAACGCGAGTTACTCGGTGTTCGATCTGATAAACGGGAAATGTACCGATGTCAGATGGGGAATTGCCACACACTTGCTTCAACTTCGTTGGTGAACAACACGAGAATGAAAACTCCTCTGTGATAAATGGCTGGACAGGAAAGGGAAGGTTGTGGTGCACGCGTATTGGGTTGTCTGCATAAGGATATGGGACAGGATGGTGTCGGTACAAATATCGCATTTAACATAATATACATTATGCGCACTTGAGGAATAATACCTCAAATCCACAGTCCATATCTGACCAAACTGACTCGTTTGCTTTACAGCCTCACCACTGCGGCTACTGCTTTCAAAGCGATGATTATCATAAAGCTTCCTTTATCCTCTGCATGACGTAATGCTACAGGCTATGATTATGGGCCTGGGCCTCCCTCATAATTCCGGAAACTCTAAATAATGATTCTCTACTGGTCACCTGCCGATCCTGCCCGCAAGGGATACCTGTATGACTGATGCACATCAGGCTGGCGAAATGATCAACCGGTCTGCCAGAAATAGCTGGCTGATCGTTGCTGCCCGTTTCATCTCTGACTTCGGCGCATTTTTAAATATGGTGGCGTTATCCACCTATGTTTACCTGCTAAGCCAAAGTGTGACGCAAGTGAGTATTTTTCTGGCGTGTCGCGTTACCGGAGGAATTTTAGCAAGCGTGTTTGGCGTCCCTTACTTCAGACGCTTCAGCGGGCGCTTGCCCCTGGTCATACTTGATATTGTTCGCGCTGCGCTGCTGGCACTGTTATTAATTTTCCCCTCTGCCATACAACTTTATCTTTTGCCTTTTATCGCTCTGGGAATTGGTATAGGCAATTCCATGTTCGCAATTGGGCTAAACAGCCAGTTACCCTGGTGGGTGGATGATTCCCGCCGGGTTGCAACGAATGCCTGGTTGACTTCAGCCTCTGCGACGGGAGCTGTGACAGGAAGCATGGTGTCAGGTATTTTGCTGGCGACAAAAGGTTATGAGCTGGTATTCGTCACCAATATTCTCACCTATCTCCTCGCCGGTTTATGTATTCTGCCTTTACGCTTTCTGATTACCCCCGCGGGAGCTGAGATAAAAAATCAGCGTAAAGAATGGGCTAATCTTGTTAAAGGGCTACGAGCCGCACCGCTGATGGCCGGAATGTTGTTGATAACAATGGCGGATACTCTCGGCAGTGCTGCCCATAACGTAGGTTTTCCCATTATTTCAGAGCTTCTGACGGCTGACGCGCCAGGCAAAACGATGGGGCTTCTGCTGGCCCTCTGGGCCGGTGGTAAATTTGCCGGAGCCAGAACGTCGAATTACTTTTTGCTTACGCGTGGGATACGAAATGAGCGTCTGTTTTTTTATGGCGTGGCCTTGATGTCCCTGGGGTTTATTTTCACTTTCCAACAAAATACCGTTTCTCTGGCGCTATTTTTTATTTTCTTCGCGGGTATTGGAGATGGACTTGCGGATGTCAGTCTGATTTCGCGGATCCAAAGCGAAGTTGAATCTTTACGACTGCCTGTTTTTAGCTTGATGACGCTGTTACAGATGACAGGATTCGGGGTTGGAATGTTGATAGTGGCCCCCTTTTATCTCTGGTTTGCTCCCTCGGTGGTTATTATTATTTTTCACGGGATCCCTTTACTGACGTTGATCTGCGTAGGGATATACAGCCGACGGAAACCGTCCTTACGTTAGGTACGGACTTGAACATAAAAAAGCCGCGAGCAGTTTCCCACTCGCGGCGACAGAATCAGTGATGATGTGTTCCGGCAATCAGGCGGCTTTTACCGCTCTGATTTTTTTACTGCTCTCAGCATCTGACTCTGTTTTCTCTGTTGCAGTGGCGGCATGAGGATCAGGGAGCTTGCTGGTACGCAGAATATGCTGCACGGCCTCTTTCTGCTCGGCGAGATACAGCCCGAGGTTCTCAGCCTGCGTCTCATCCATCTGCATTTCGCTTTGCAACAGCCAGTCGGTGAACGCTTCTGCCAGGTCGAGCAGTTTGTCGTGCGCGTCAGCCTCTTTCTTACTGGCAAATGTCATTTTCTCTTCACCTTTTCTTACGACAACAAATTTTGTTTCAACAGCCATTATGCACCCCCGCACTGTAATTATATACAGTATAGCAGTTCCGGCGCAGTGTTGCAGCCTTAATGTGCGTCGATGTTATGCCTCCTGCAAACGCGCCAGCATCTTGAGCCTGCAGACATAAATAATCGCGCACAGCAGCAGACTGAATAGTGCCGTGCAGATAAATACGCCCGCCCCGGTCGTGGCCAGCATCACGCCACCGATTAACGGCCCGACAGCGACCCCCAGCGTCGTCAAGGTTGAAGCCCCCAGATAAGCACCGCGATGCGCTGCCGGGGCTAACTGATCGAGCAAAATGTTCAGGTTCGGCATCAGAATCGCCTCCCCCATGCTAAAGATGGCCGTGACCGTCAGCCATGCCCAGATTTCCGTTGATCGGGTGGCAAAAAAGCACAGCTGCGACAACGCGAAAATGGCACCGCCGATCAGTATGCGTTTCGGCAGGTTGATCTGCGCCAGAAAGCGCATGATAAAGCTCTGGAACACCAGCACGGTACAGGCGTTGGTAACCAGTATCAGGGTGATCAGCTTAACCGCCGCGTTGCCGTCAAGTGACATCAGATACTGGGGTAACACCGCTTCGTAATGGATAAAAACAACGCTGCACAGAATGCTGCACAGCAGTGCCGCGATGTAGATCCTGTCCCTGGCGATAATCCCCATCACCTGGTGTAGCTTTATCGCAGGGGCACCGCCGCCCTGCTCTTCGCCCAGCAATTTACCCGCCGGAATAAACAGCAGCACGTAGACGAAAAATGGCAGATAGGTCAGCCCGGTGATCAGGAAGGTCCCCTTCTGGGATGTCAGGCCAAAGACGAGCCCCACCAGCGGGCCGAACACCGCCGCGACGTTGATCAGGTAGTAACGCATTTGCAGAGCAAGCGCACGACGGCGTCGGTCGCCCAGCAAATCGCTCATCAGCGCACGCACCGGAGGATCCACCCACGCAAAACATACGCCGATGATCATCAGCCCGGTAATAAACAGCCCCATCCCGGAGGCCTGCGCCAGAATGGTATATCCCACAGCGGAAAACCCGCAGCCCAGCAGAAGAATGATCCGCCGTCCCAGCCGGTCCGAAATCTGCCCGCCATACATACCGAGCACCACCGATAAAAGTGCGCTACTGGTCATCGCCACGCCAATGGCAATCGGCGACATATGATAATTTTGCGTCATGATAACGGCGATAAACGGCCATGCCATGAAATAGCTGAAGCGCACAACGAAAGTAAAAAAGAGCAGCGCATGAACCGTCGCCGGGAAAGTTTTTAACGTCTGAAAGAGACCCGGAGCCGCACTCACTTCAGCGGCGGGTTTTGTCGTCATAAGTCATCCTAATGATTATTTTTATTAAAATATCGTTTCGCTATTAATAATAAACGACTAAATATTAATAAGATTATTCAGTAGCGGCTGCAATATAAATGTTAAATAAATGTATAATTTGCCAGCTTATGATGTGAGGACTACGGGTCGCAGAGAAATATAAAGGAAAGAAAGTATCAGGCCACAAAATGCAGTTGTTAATACTAAAAAACCGGCAACCCATTGCAGGCTGCCGGTCTGAGCGTCTTTACAGGCTGCGGGGATCATACCCACCAGCAAAACAGTCTTCGTCCAGCGTCAGGCTACCAATTTTATGTACCGGACCACTCATGCTGACCTGAAAATCCTCACTGAAAGTGATTAGCAGCTGTCCACCCGGCATAATCACCTTAACCCGATTGTCGACCCGATCGAGTTTGCGCATTACGCTGGCCGCCGCGCAGCTACTGCTTCCGGATGCCATTGTAAAACCGGCGCCCCGCTCCCAGATACCGATACGCAGCGTGTTGCGATCCACCACCTCCACCAGCTGGACGTTGGTGCGTTTTGGAAACACGGGATGGCTTTCGATTTGCGGCCCTAAGCAGTGAACCTCCGCCAGGTCGAGCTTATCCACCAGCACGACACAGTGCGGATTACCCATTGAAACCAGCGATACCAGTCGGGTTTCATCCGCCAGCGTCAGGGATAATTCAACGCTTCGGGTTGTTCAATCAGGGCGGGCAGCGCCGCCGGACTGAACTTAGCCTGCCCCATCTCCACCGTAATATGATGAGGATCGTCATGGACCCGGCAATGCACGTCCCCGCCCGCAGTGTGCACTAAGAAGGACTCATGTCCAACGCGGCCGATATCAAAAAGATAACGGGCATAGATGCGCAGACCGTTACCGCTTTTCTCAGCTTCTGAACCGTCCGGATTGATGATTCGCAACGTGGGCGCGTTTAGATCGCCACTGTCGATAAGCAGCCCGTCAGAGCCAATCCCATAGTGGCGATGACATAAGGTACGGATCTGTTCGTTACTTAGCTGTTCGGCGACAGAACGGTGGCACACCAGGTAATCATTACCGAGGCCGTGATATTTATGGAATAGCAAAGGCGTCATGGAGAGGGTTCTGAATTTGATTATTTAACAAATACATTACCGTATTTTTCAGCCCGCGGAACCAAAAAGTGAACGCTGCTTTCGTTCATGTTCAATCAGCCATTCTTTACGGGCGATCCCTCCGCCGTAACCGGTCATCGCCCCCTCTTTGCCAATAATCCGGTGGCATGGAATGACAATGGCTATCCGGTTGGCACCATTTGCCGCGGCCACCGCGCGAACGGCAGCGGGTTTCCCAATCTGCCCGGCCAGAGACTGATACCAGGAGGTTTGCCCATAAGGAATGTCGCGTAGCGCCTGCCAGACGGCACGCTGGAAATCAGTGCCGGGCGCATCGAGCGTCAGCCCAAACTCTTGGCGCGTACCGGCGAAATACTCGCCGATCTCTTTTTCCGCCTGTCGGGTGTGACTATTTTCTCCCGACATGATCCTCGCTTTTAACCGTCGCTGGAGATCGCGAAACTCCGTCTCCAGCATACGACGATCGGTAAATTCCAGCAGACAAACGCCCCGTTCCGTAGCGCATACAAACATGGGGCCAAGCGTGGTGGTGAAACGGTGAATGACGATCACCCGGGTCTGTTCAGTTGGCGCAACGCCGGTAAGACGCTTACAGGTATAGCCAAAGCCGCTCAATGATTCATAACCACTGTCAAAAGCGACATCGGTGGCGTTACGTCCCCCTTTTAACTCCTGCAGGGCAACATTTACCCGCTGCATTCGTTGAAAGGCCTGAAAGGTAATACCGTGGTGTTGCAGAAACCAGCGCCGCACCCGCTCGGGGCTGATGTCATGACTTCGTAGGGCTGTATCACTTATCCGGGCTTTGGGATCTGCGCGAACAAGCTCAAGCGCCTGTTCAATGAATGACGGCGCACTGTGGGCGTTTTCCGTGGGTCGACACACTTTACAGGGGCGATAACCGGCATCGAGCGCAGATTTAAAATCTTGATAAAATTCGACGTTTTCACGTTTCGGTTTCCGCGCCCGGCATACGGCAATACAGAATACCCCTGTCGTTTTGACGCCAACGTAAAACACCCCCGTATACCCGGGATCACGTTCAAGTAATGCCTGATACCAGAGATCGCACTGCTTAATATCAAGCACTTTCATTAGCAAAGACCTCTGCAAGATACCCTGCCTGGTGCGCAGCTATTGCACTGGCCGCATCCCAGACATTCGCGATAAGTAAGGGGGTGTCCTGATGGTGAAGTTCAGCGAAGGTCATGATTATCTCCTGTAGTAAGGTACAGGATGAATCTAGGGTATTCGAGGAACGTCTCACAACCGAAAATTGGACAACCATTTTTTAGCAAGGCAAAGGGTAACTGGTATTTGACCTTATTATCAGTACAATAAATGTGACCACAATGTTAATGAGATATAGAAATGAAGTTATTTTCCACCGAGCGTACGGACGTCTGGCTGCTGACGCCCGATCTTGCAGACAGTTTCCAGCTTTTCCTGCTGGAAAACCGATCGCATTTCGCCCCCTTTGAGCCCTTGCGTGACGAGGACTATTTCACGCTGGACAATATCAGCCAAAGACTGCTGAGCGCCCGGAACGATTACGACGCGAGAAAGTGTCTGCAACTGGTGTTCACGCTAAAAGGCGAACATACCCTCATCGGCAGCATCAATTTCACTAACTTTATCTTTGGCGTTTTCCAGGCGTGCTATCTCGGCTTTTCGCTCGATCGGGCTTATCAGGGAAAAGGACTCATGCACGAGGCGCTCAGCAAATCGATT
Proteins encoded:
- a CDS encoding alpha/beta fold hydrolase, with translation MSFVTTKDNVSIFYKDWGPKDAQPIFFHHGWPLSADDWDNQLLFFLAQGFRVIASDRRGHGRSDQVSDGHDMDHYAADVDAVVEHLDLHNVVHVGHSTGGGQVARYVAKYGQPQGRVAKAVLISAVPPLMVKTPDNPGGTPIEVFDGFRQALAANRAQFYLDVASGPFYGFNRDGAEISQGTIQNWWRQGMTGSAKAHYEGIKAFSETDQTADLKAITLPVLILQGDDDQVVPYKNASLLQDELLSNSTLKVYPGYPHGMHTTHADAINKDLLEFIRS
- a CDS encoding MFS transporter, with the protein product MNTLFSNQPGDEGLPGRERARVMIAVMITTLMGVFDGTMINIALPSMAHAMQVPASHAVWFANGYLLSAAMTLLIFASLAARYGTRPIFLAGLTTFVLTSLGCALATTPDILIGMRIVQGIGGAATLSIAPAILRSVFPGRLLGRVLGLHALLIASSTAIAPVLGGTILDTLSWQWLFAINIIPGTLALVLAARALPGKLTSGHAAFDTCGAVLSAMLLGAMIMAVNSANLAAVCWGLLAIFSALLFIWHIRRARAPLLPPVIFKNGRFTLAALTSLASFISQGITFIALPFLFQSVYGYSPVVSALLFIPWPIGIVLIAPHAGRWADTISAPLISTLGLAIFVVGLVLLAMLPAAPAVWDICLRSLVCGIGFGCFQSPNNREMLANVSRENASYASGILSVARTFGQCLGAAVVGILLSVMSTTTGQTIHAALWVAVAASVASVLFSLSRLRKTQAAVNYLN
- a CDS encoding LysR family transcriptional regulator; this translates as MSDPDFNLLVALDILLAEASVAGAARRLNLSTSAMSRTLSRLREVTGDPILVRAGRTMVLTPWAEASRDRARNAVHEARAVLQPSLETLKVENLARLFTIRANDGFVVAFGPALIAAVAEAAPDVCIRFAPKPEKTSRYLREGLVDLEIGVQSNMGPEIRLQRLFQDRFVGAVRKTHPLATLPQIGVEDYTAWGHVVAAPDGSLHGFVDDALAESGMKRKVASVVPGFPTALSVALASDLIAMVPALYLINQQMTEQLHVFELPFKTRTITVSQMWHPRMEKDPGHRWLREKIKAVCQTAGG
- a CDS encoding NAD(P)H-dependent flavin oxidoreductase, with translation MQNQSVSHILGIEKNVIQGPLSWLTDARLVAAVSNAGGLGVLGPNAGLTAETAVSTPEATAEKMREEIRKTKMLTEKPFGVNLIPTAENDIWTPSILNVIKEEAVHAVVYTGYGEGSIIPALFDELKTAGIKIIFRDINPSPENTRLAEAAGADIIVATGFDEGGTLPGVALGTFSIVPLIADAVKNVPVMAAGGITDNRTARAAHALGAQGVFAGSVFISTLESRVPQSVKDKIIAANGLDMRLFRTLPDYYRSLPGKLADKLVALDKAGTSKEELAKVMGGLRGLRLGMLEGNTDEGYISLGTGIGSIRRVKSVAEVVAELHV
- a CDS encoding LysR family transcriptional regulator, with product MQINVYELMRIFIEIVESGSFSQTSENLQIHRPAVTRAIKQLEQHTGVRLLHRTTRRITLTPEGEEFYRSSKPLLEQTDALLGSFVAGRSLCGQLRVDMPVSIAAMLVVPRLPDFYRHYPGIEVVLSSSDRRKDMLRDGLDCIVRVGPLEDGDYVARSLGKIKLVTCASPAYLAEYGVPETLDDLQHHQGVNWFNINSRQIMPWVFQSPSGIEELNLPGKLVLDNSEVYIAAGLAGLGLLQGMDFFLRPYINNGRLVEVLPGHPVPARQLSVLYPHRHISPKVRVFTQWLETVLKAYT
- a CDS encoding histidine phosphatase family protein, giving the protein MKVILVRHAETEWNVRGIIQGHSDSALTRHGLHETSALLAALAASDYRVESVYASPLGRAWQMGQSLAEGFRCPLTAEPALTEQAFGQFEGVSSELLIQNYPNDARALFELDAAYCPPGGESLAQASQRVMYFLHHLESTSHHQTICIVTHGHVSQGVLAILKDGTIDNFPRYAQPNASYSVFDLINGKCTDVRWGIATHLLQLRW
- a CDS encoding MFS transporter; this translates as MTDAHQAGEMINRSARNSWLIVAARFISDFGAFLNMVALSTYVYLLSQSVTQVSIFLACRVTGGILASVFGVPYFRRFSGRLPLVILDIVRAALLALLLIFPSAIQLYLLPFIALGIGIGNSMFAIGLNSQLPWWVDDSRRVATNAWLTSASATGAVTGSMVSGILLATKGYELVFVTNILTYLLAGLCILPLRFLITPAGAEIKNQRKEWANLVKGLRAAPLMAGMLLITMADTLGSAAHNVGFPIISELLTADAPGKTMGLLLALWAGGKFAGARTSNYFLLTRGIRNERLFFYGVALMSLGFIFTFQQNTVSLALFFIFFAGIGDGLADVSLISRIQSEVESLRLPVFSLMTLLQMTGFGVGMLIVAPFYLWFAPSVVIIIFHGIPLLTLICVGIYSRRKPSLR
- a CDS encoding YebG family protein; amino-acid sequence: MAVETKFVVVRKGEEKMTFASKKEADAHDKLLDLAEAFTDWLLQSEMQMDETQAENLGLYLAEQKEAVQHILRTSKLPDPHAATATEKTESDAESSKKIRAVKAA